A segment of the Candida albicans SC5314 chromosome 2, complete sequence genome:
GTCCTGACGATACGTTAGATCTTGAATTCACACCAGGTATCAAAGATGAGCAGAAAGCCGTCGTTTTGCAAACTGTAAATAATATAACTGATTGCAGAAACAAAGAATTAGTGAAATTTATCAAGCCAGCTCcagaatcaacaaatgtATTAATGAGCAAAAACCCATTCATAAGAACCAAAACGTCTTGGTTTCATGTATTTCCTGAGGGGTTTGTGTTGCAGCTACAGGAGCCACATAACAACTCTATGAGGTACTTCAAATGGGGAGTGTCTCGGTTAATATTAGAAAGTACGCGAACTCCAATAGTGGTACCGTTATTCTCatttggatttgaaaaagtgGCTCCCGAAGATTCAGCCGAAGAAGGGTTGAAAAGATGGCTACCAGCAAATTTTGGTGCTGAGATACATGTTTGTATTGGAGACCCAATTAAAGATGATGTTTTGGAAAGTTATCGTGAGCAATGGAGATCACTAGTGTCAAAATATGTAGACAAGTCTAATCCGACTGACCTTTCTGACGAACTCAAAACTGGTTCAAAAGCTCAAAGTCTAAGATCAGATTTAGCAGGTTATCTTCGCGAGAAGGTGTTGGAAATAAGGAATGAAATTGGCTTATTCAACCCAGAAGATAAAAGATTCAAGGACCCAAAATTCTGGAAGTTGTTCACCAACACGGAAGGATTGAGTGACCCAAGTGTTAAATTTGTCGGTAAAAACTGGGCTATAAAGAGACTCCAATCTCACTTGCCTGAGTATGATCCCAGCGAAGACACAAAAAACTAAAGACAAAGACAAACTTTCTGCTACTCATCTAATGCAATATTGCACCAAAAATAGCAAAACGAAAGTTAAAGACGGCAGCATATTATAAAAAGGTTTATAGAAAGTGTTAGAAGTGCTTCTATCATGCTTGTATTTATTCTCTTGTACATACtgaatttatttattatctatttttttggcaatCAAAGCACGAGATCTAGGCACATTATCATTGCTGTCGTTCTATATTTGTTTGCTCTCTCTAAATGATAGATCATGTGTATGATTTGCAATCTCAAATACTAGATATTATTGTGTGAATAACTCGATATATAATATGGTATAAAATGGGAAATAAAAGTTTATTCAGAATTAAGAGAATAAACTAaatgtgaaaaatttaaatattttttcttttttgttccaCTATACAAGAACACATAGCATCAATAACTCCTTCGCTTACAAAAGACATCAACAAAGAAATGATACCGAGATCATTAGTGATTGGACCCATACTACGATATCAGGTCCTCCTGGTTACAAGAATGATAAGTACAAGATCGAGCCTTGGTGCTAAATACTCTTTCAAAAAGGATCTCAGGTCATCAAATagaaattatattatagAGGAACCTAAACAATATCAGAATCCGAAGGTTCAACATATTTACAATGAAGTGGCCACATATTTATCTGGAGATACTGACAGGATGCCtaataatatcaaaagTAAGGTTCTACAAAGAAAATTGGTCTTGTTATTGTCATTAGATGGGgttcaagaaaaaagtgaaattaTGGAAGTATTGGAATTAGTGGTGAACAGCGGACTCAAGAAACAGGTTCCATTAGAAATTTCAGTATTAGTATTCAGTAAGTATTACAATGAGATAATAGAAAGTGATTCTACTTTTGCAAATTTGGTAGTTAATTCGTTACTTTCAAacataaataaattaccaacaacaacagtaattcaattgattgactACACACAAGACAAAAAGGTGGCCGATTTGAGTGTAATCTTGAAAAGCTTGCAAACTAGAGTTCAATTCAACGACTTTATTGAAGAATACTTATTCcatttaaaagaaaatggcaaattcaatttgaaaacatttgAGGAGCTAATTACATTGGACGAAATACatgataatttgattacATACTTAGACGAGTACATCCAACTCCTTTTTGAAGATAATATTCCTGAGGTGCATTGCTATGCTAATTTAGAGTATAACTTGGATAGGATTCaaatgttgttgaataatttgattgaaaaggtggattttgaagatatttccgttgaatcattaataaaactATTTAAATTAAACTGGGAAATTTTGTCTGCTAATAAATGTGAGGCATCGGCAAGGAATGGGGACagaattttgaattatttgcAGGATAAAGGAGAGTCTGTTAaaagtttcatttttaaacaGAATCTAGATGATGAATCTTTACTTGAAATAATATTGGTGTCAGGTTGGAGCTATCCCAGTAAGGCTTTGGCTAAAGAAGTTTCAAACTTTGTTATTGCAGACGATGTAAAGTTTTCTCCCTATATAAGATTTCAACTGGACGTTTATCGTTTAGCTCATTCAAACTTGCCTGACcaagaattatttgatcaattaattaagAAAATCCCACAAGATTTGGACAGAGACTTAGTATGTGAAAAGGTGATACAGGCATTGATGACATCTAACATATCTCCAACTGCTCCTATTCTTGACAGGATAATTTCGGAATTGGGTGTTGAACAATCTGTTTATTCATATAAATATAGAATTGATAAGGCAATTTCAAAGAATGATCACGAGCTGGCTTTGAAGTTGTATAATGAAAGTATCAGCAATGTTACACAATGGCCCGAATATACACATGACCCATCTGTTGTACTTACGTTGAATAACTTAATTCAATGCTTGGTCAACAATTTGTCTATGAAGGAAGCGTTCCCTTTGTTTCAAAACGTCAAATCACAGT
Coding sequences within it:
- the TAZ1 gene encoding lysophosphatidylcholine acyltransferase (Putative lyso-phosphatidylcholine acyltransferase, required for normal phospholipid content of mitochondrial membranes; rat catheter biofilm induced), whose translation is MSFQDVLKRGDEFLNDYPRTNPFWNLASHATCLFMITGSKIILNTFYKPVLHNIEKLDNALQRARDENRGLLTVMNHMSVVDDPAFYASLPWRYHLDIDTIRWGFGAHNICFSNVFQSWFFNLGKILGTKRFGEGPFQGSLDAAIRILSPDDTLDLEFTPGIKDEQKAVVLQTVNNITDCRNKELVKFIKPAPESTNVLMSKNPFIRTKTSWFHVFPEGFVLQLQEPHNNSMRYFKWGVSRLILESTRTPIVVPLFSFGFEKVAPEDSAEEGLKRWLPANFGAEIHVCIGDPIKDDVLESYREQWRSLVSKYVDKSNPTDLSDELKTGSKAQSLRSDLAGYLREKVLEIRNEIGLFNPEDKRFKDPKFWKLFTNTEGLSDPSVKFVGKNWAIKRLQSHLPEYDPSEDTKN
- a CDS encoding uncharacterized protein (Ortholog of C. dubliniensis CD36 : Cd36_23480, C. parapsilosis CDC317 : CPAR2_407050, Candida tenuis NRRL Y-1498 : CANTEDRAFT_116822 and Debaryomyces hansenii CBS767 : DEHA2B02046g); this translates as MIPRSLVIGPILRYQVLSVTRMISTRSSLGAKYSFKKDLRSSNRNYIIEEPKQYQNPKVQHIYNEVATYLSGDTDRMPNNIKSKVLQRKLVLLLSLDGVQEKSEIMEVLELVVNSGLKKQVPLEISVLVFSKYYNEIIESDSTFANLVVNSLLSNINKLPTTTVIQLIDYTQDKKVADLSVILKSLQTRVQFNDFIEEYLFHLKENGKFNLKTFEELITLDEIHDNLITYLDEYIQLLFEDNIPEVHCYANLEYNLDRIQMLLNNLIEKVDFEDISVESLIKLFKLNWEILSANKCEASARNGDRILNYLQDKGESVKSFIFKQNLDDESLLEIILVSGWSYPSKALAKEVSNFVIADDVKFSPYIRFQSDVYRLAHSNLPDQELFDQLIKKIPQDLDRDLVCEKVIQALMTSNISPTAPILDRIISELGVEQSVYSYKYRIDKAISKNDHESALKLYNESISNVTQWPEYTHDPSVVLTLNNLIQCLVNNLSMKEAFPLFQNVKSQLQKEINIDTINAIVPKILQEDMTGDIIELMNRELPKIPKDSPVKLPIEQPFGYKYYQLFDTIHEYCITNTKDKRMVNNWYLYTHCYNYFFIPHDRILPTMKFFCENERWNGALRIFKKVIEMSQLHGEHNHKPPTREMYLYLINEFGDKLYEDGVIEVHELLKMDLNLPKQDKELSHSIMSAYCNLQDVGKVRDIFLSMSLEPKDAGGVDETSATIMIKAYTYNDLIYVQKFWDNLSMFGLVPDYQMFKQYLIAYSYHGYIEKSIEIVNSIQDYELELTSDLLISMHNFCYQIEGQEKLKSWAQLNHPAIWQQAVESGKLIDASGYKPNENFLVDGSSSDPKHISEPIFK